TAGAGGTTAAAGAGATGATTTTCAACAATAGTTCTAATCTCTATAGTTCAACTGCATACGCATCTCGGGACCAACCGGGAACGATCGAAAGGTTGGTAATGAAGGGGGTGGGCAGTTTGCATAATATTTTGCACCAATTTTGCCGACTAAGGCAACCGCTTGAGGCATTGCTTAAAAGAGCACCGGTTAAAGCGTTTGGAACCATTTTACACCGTTGCGTTgcttcgcgttttttttttttggttgttgggCAGCGTTCCGAAGTGTTTGCTAGATGATATTTGATCTTTTCGCTTCGGTGCATGTTTTTGCCCCGGTGTCTCGAATACACGAGTATCGCCAGTTGCGCAATTGCCGGCTCGAGTAATTTCACGTGTCAATCGTTTGTCGACGCGACGCGGCAGATGATGTTCCCGGGTGTCGTAATGTGCGTAACGTTTTTAAATGGATGTATGTCCCGAAATTGTTTTCTGTACATTCCGTGTCGAAGAGTGCCGCtggtagaaaataaaaaaaaaggtttataaTGTTAGCGGTAAAACGGAAATCACCCATTGCCCAATAAATTTCTCCGCGACTCAAAAGGTTACCGTCGTTCAGCCGTATCCATTGCGCCGGTTTCGTGTTGGGTAAACattcgttttaaaatattcgtcCCGTTTATTTATATCGCCACCATCGGGAAAACCACCTTTGATTGACAGCTCTGACCCACTCTCTGCTTACCCCGGGCGCACTGCCAAATCACTGCTTCGAcgttttgctccatttttatACGTATTGCTCGCTTCCATTTTCCAGCTGACCGACTGTCTCCGTTCGACGTTCGGCGAGGCGGAAGTTGCCGACCTGCTGCCGAACCGCCGTCTCATCACACGCCGCAACAACGATCTGCTGGAAAAGGTGAAGGAGCATCCGCGGGCGGACATTAAGATTGGGGCGAAAATTTTCCTCAACCGTTTCTCCGAGACAGCGCTGACCGAGGCGGTTGAGAAGCTGTTCGAAACGCTGAACGTATCGTACCTGGACAATCTAATACTGGCCTACCATCCGACGGCGACCGGAAGTAGCAACGGGACGGACGGTACGAACGGTGTTGCCCAACCGGACGAACCGTCAGAGTCGGAAGTGAAGGAGGGCGTAATCGAGTGGGCGGTCGGCAGTGACAATGCGGTGGGCAATTTGAAGAAGCTTTGGACGCTGCTGGAACGGTACGCCGGTGATGGGCAGATTGGACAGCTCGGTATTGCCGACCTGGATGCGGACTCGCTCAAGGAACTGTACGATGCGTCGACGGTCCATCCGTCGATAGCGCAGATCAATCTAGCGGCATGCTGTGTTGTACCGCCGCAACTGCAAGCGTACTGCAATCAGAATGAAATTCAACTACTGACGCACAGTGACCCACAAGGTAAGGCGtgaatgaaaagcaaacgcCCGATACCTTCTTCCTGCTGCTAATAATGCAATGTTCCCTAATGTATCGTTGTAGAGCTGCTGCCAAGAGAGGTACTGAACGAGCTAGAACTGGCAAGCTACGGTGCGGGTTGGACGTCCCGCTATCAGGTGCACATCAAGTGTCGCGGTGTACTGGCAGCGAAAGGGTTTATCGTCAGTTTGGAGCGTTCGAACTGAGCGAATCCGATTACCGATCACTTTTCACCGAATGCCATTCCGCGGTGCCGCATATTGTTTTCGGAACAACCGGCCATGGATCGACGACACTGCGGGACAGTTCCGTTTCACCAAGATGCACACCCACACAGAGATTTGCACAGGCTGTTAGAGGTACAAGACAGTCAGGACGAAGGGCCCCTGGAGCTTATCCGCCCATGAAGGAATTCCACCTTCGCGACATATTAGCGCGGAAGTTGGTAGTTGTGGTGTAGAGTGTTTTTTTAGCCGATGTGTTAGCCGTCTTCTACAAAACcataacaaaacagcaaacagatGCACTTAACAACATTCGATGTTAACAGTAGTGTAAGAAAGCGAGGAAGCAGCAGGGTTAGATCCTGCTGCTGTACTGTGGGGACTGGGGGGGAAAAGAGGACGAACAAGTATTGCCAGCTTTACAGGATGAGGCTTAGTTGTGTAGTAGTttaagcacacaaaacaaaacaaaaaaagacatgaACGCTTTTAGGTGGTACTGTGGCGTAGGCGCTTACGCGTAGGAgcactttcgttttttttttctttccgaaTGGGACGAATGAGGCCTTTACCGGAGGTGTGACGAGAGGCGACTTTAGCCGGTTAGTTTTTACGCCTCAGCAACGCACGAGAATGTTTCCGTAGTTTTGTATCGCTTTTATGACTATTGATAActactattattattgttagcAAATGGTGGTCGTAACGAGCgctgagagagagagagagtgagagcagTAGGACagatgtttattgttttgttgcaaccGTTTGTGTGCCAGCAGGATTGTCTTCTTTTTTAAGAACAGTGACAAGAATGTGCCTGAGGGGGAAAGATTCGATTCTGCCCGTTCGGCATGGTATGGGATAATCGTGTGGTTTTATCATTAAGATCAGTACATGTGTAGTGCGTCATAGTGCTTGTAGCCAAGTGCAGCCAGTTGTCTTTTCAATGTGATTAGATACGTGCTGCACGATGATTGTTAGTTTTATGTgaccgataaaaaaaaacgaaaacaggaCAGTAAAGGAAATTATGTAAACTCAGCTTTCTGTCTCCCAGAGACTACACACGGTTCACAATCACGCTTAGTACGTTCGATTGCAAACTTCACCCGGcaatgcaaacatttgcacTATGCAATACATGGACAAGTCTTTGATGAGTATCTTTACCAATAAAAGAAATCCGTCTTGTGGATATATTTGTGTATAAATGAGTGATTGTTACATTTCATGTTGCAATACGCGGTTCCGTCGtgctacagtctgaggaatcTTCTCCATCCAAAACACCTGTCGTGAAGGACGAAGCTAGGGATATTTAGAATATATAAGTCCACTACTTACATACACCTCACGGCCATAGACGCTGTACAATATTGACGAGATGCATTTAACTGAGTTCGTTGCTTAGAATAGATTTTAGTCAAGTATGTATGGAGAGATCGTGTAGGAGCCGCCCTTAAGGCTTCGGTTGATTAGCCAAGGCAGGAGAATTACTCCCTTCCTTTCTGTGCGTTAAGTCTCTTTAAGCCATCGTGACAGAGGAAGCTATGGCGGACCCAGATTGAAGCGGAGTGATGACGTAGAAAGACAGGGATATTAGATAGACTGACGGCAGCACTAGATTGCGAACGGTTCAGAGGACTTTGTGTTTAAAGTTatagtaattaaattattcgccAGAAATTTTAGGGTTCGTAATGTTTTGCAACAAGCTTTTGATCAAATCGATTTAAAACTTGATGTACAAACATTGATTAGTTCCTAAGATTTATGGTAGTTTAGAGAAAATCCTTGTAGATTTGTAATTGGAACCTGACCAAATATTGTTTGCTTAAATACTGGCGTAGTTTTTGGTCGTACTGACTTCCTGCCAACTTCAACTCGCATAATTTACATCTCTGCAGGCTAAATTCAACTCATCCGATGGCTTTGCCTTCGCTTATACGAACTGTGcacaaaaagcgaaacaaaccaCCTTACCAAACTGTGGAAAGAAAATCTTTTCGACGAATGTAACTGTAAAGGGACGCGGGTTAAAGTGCAAACCTTAAGcgaatttttattgtttgtttattgcgtTCGGTGTTGCGTTGCCGAGACTTCAAGACATTTTCCCTCTCTCTTACCTATCCGCTTTGTTCTGTGCCGTTTCAAAAGCCTTTTTGTCTCGTCGTCCAAAATATCGAAcaaattccaacaaaaaatgcgTTCCGTGCCATTTGAATCGGGtcggaaaaaaagggaaacgggAATCGCGAGGGTCGGGTGGCGCCGGAAAGGATGATATACGCTTCATTCATTGCCCGATCCCATTCATCAATCCCGGTATTGGTGCCtttgatttttgttgaaaGATTTAGAAGGAACCCGCGGGAGGAAAAGGTACGTTCTTCGCCATGCTTGCACTTCCCGTCGCCAGAACGAACTGCCCGTGACGGAATA
This region of Anopheles marshallii chromosome 2, idAnoMarsDA_429_01, whole genome shotgun sequence genomic DNA includes:
- the LOC128707417 gene encoding glutamate--cysteine ligase regulatory subunit, with the protein product MLSHLLKDTSVIVSTGNVLNVSELRKKAGQKPTDELTDCLRSTFGEAEVADLLPNRRLITRRNNDLLEKVKEHPRADIKIGAKIFLNRFSETALTEAVEKLFETLNVSYLDNLILAYHPTATGSSNGTDGTNGVAQPDEPSESEVKEGVIEWAVGSDNAVGNLKKLWTLLERYAGDGQIGQLGIADLDADSLKELYDASTVHPSIAQINLAACCVVPPQLQAYCNQNEIQLLTHSDPQELLPREVLNELELASYGAGWTSRYQVHIKCRGVLAAKGFIVSLERSN